One part of the Rutidosis leptorrhynchoides isolate AG116_Rl617_1_P2 chromosome 1, CSIRO_AGI_Rlap_v1, whole genome shotgun sequence genome encodes these proteins:
- the LOC139849050 gene encoding uncharacterized protein translates to MSVEKATETDYVITGMFLINSIRSRILFDCGANKSFMSLDFCAKLNIPATVMPEPVRVDVGDVKITPVTTFVTGVSIDIEGKSFPMTSKKSLSKGCESFLAYVVDGKKEKKALADIPVVSEFPEVFPDELPGLPPIREVEYKIELVPGATPVAKAPYRLATSEICEMMSQIQELLDHGFI, encoded by the exons atgtcagttgagaaggCTACAGAAACTGACtatgtgatcaccggtatgtttttaATCAACTCAATACGTTCTCgtatattgtttgattgtggtgcgaaTAAGTCTTTTATGTCATTAGACTTTTGTGCTAAGTTGAATATACCTGCTACTGTAATGCCTGAACCGGTTAGAGTAGATGTAGGTGATGTAAAAATCACACCCGTCACAACGTTTGTGACTGGGGTTAGTATTGATATTGAAGGAAAGTCATTTCctatgactt CCAAGAAATCTTTATCAAAAGGGTGTGAATCGTTCCTAGCTTATGTAGTAGAtggtaagaaagaaaagaaagcatTAGCCGATATTCCGGTAGTCTCAGAGTTTCCAGAAGTGTTTCCAGACGAGTTACCAGGGTTACCGCCgataagagaagtagagtataagattgaattggtgccTGGAGCCACTCCAGTTGCCAAAGCTCCATATCGTTTAGCGACTTCAGAAATTTGTGAGATGATGTCACAAATTCAGGAGCTTTTAGATCATGGGTTTATTTGA